GGCTGCGGTCCGGCCTCGTGCTGACGGACGCAGTAACGGCAGGCGAACTGAAGGAGGGGGAGCGTGTCGTCCTCGCCGCGTTCGGCGGCGGATTTTCGTGGGGACCGGTCGCGCTCACCTGGTCGGGAATCACCGCGGTTTGACCACGGAGCCGCGGTATACCGGGCACTGGCAAAGGCAGGTAAGCAAGAATGTACGGAAAAGGGGAGAACCTGTGACGTCGTCGACGCGGCAATCCGCGGAAGAACTTCTGGATCTGCTCACCACCGAATTCGGGGCAACCGAGGGAAGCACGGCGGAAACGCCCTTCGACATGATGGAGTTCGACTCGCTGGTCCTCGTGGAAGTCGCCGTGGAACTGAGCCGGCGATTCGGCACGGAAGTCCCTCACGAGGAGGTCCAGGAGGCCGGAAACGTCACCGGCACCGTCGAGTTACTGAAATCGAAGGGCGTGGCCGTCTGAACCGCCTGGCTGTTGCGGGGCGGGAGGTTGACGTCAGCGTTCGCTGGTCGGATGTATGCGTATCGCATATACTTCCGGCATGGAATCCCGCCTCGAAGAAGCGATCAACGAGTGGCACGCGAGCGTCAACGCCGGTGACCTGCAACGGTCCGCGGGGGCGGTCGGTGATCCGGTCGTTGTCCTGGGCCCGAAGGGGGCGGGTCCGATCACGCCTGCGCAGTTCGCGGAGTGGGTGGAGCGTTCGGGGATCAAGCTGACCCCCCGGTCCTGGCACCCGGTCAGCGAGCGTCTGATGGTGGTCGAGCAGGACGCTACCTGGCCCAAGAGCACGCAGGTCACGCGGGTGGCGACAGTCTTCCGCGCTGCGGGCGGGAAGATCACGGCTGCGCTGAGGCTGCCGGACCTCAGGGCTGCGCTCGACCTGGCGTACATCTGCCGCGAGATGGCGGCAACCGAATGACGGACCGAGGTCCGGGACAGGTCATGTTCCACTTCGTCCGGTACTGGTCACGCCGACCCGTCGCGGCTGACATGGGCGGTGAGCAGGGCCGACTCGTGGTGGCCTGCGAGGCGGTCCATGCCCTTGCCCTGCGCGGGATCCCGGCAACGGTGAACGCGGTCGCGCACGAGATCGGGATCGACCAGAGCGGTGCTTCACGGTTGATCAAGAGCGTCGCAGCGGCCGGCTACCTGACCATGACGGCGTCCGCGGCCGACAGCCGGCGGCGTGAAGCATCGCTCACCCCGGCGGGCCGGTCCATGCTCGGGCAGGCGCATCGCTGGCAGGAGGAGGTCTTCGCCGAGCTGACCACAGGCTGGAGCGACGAGAAGCGCCGCGACTTCCAGCAGGCGATGACGGACCTGATGGAGCGTTCCCAAGCGATGGACGCATGAGCCCCGCCGATCGGCTCGCGCACCGGGGAGCCGGTGAGCTGCCACCGCGCCCGCGCCGGGCCGCCGGCCGCACCGTACCGCCGCCACCGGGGCCGCTCAGCCGCCGAACGCCTCCAGGATCCGCTCCGCCGCCCGCGTCGCCGTCAACTCGCCGTCCCTGACCTGCTGTTCCAGCCCGGGCGCCAGCGCGCCGACCGCCGGGTCGGCGCGCAGCCGGCCCAGCAGCTCGTCGCGCACCATCGTCCACGTCCAGTCCACCTGCTGATCGCGCCGCCGGCCGGCCAGCCGCCCGGTGCTCTCCAGCAGTTCGCGGTGGCGCTCCAGCCGGTCCCACACCGTGTCGAGCCCCGTCGCCTCGCGCGCGCTGCAGTGCAGCACCGGCGGCGTCCAGAACGCGCCCTTGCCGTGCATCAGCCGCAGCGCGCCCGCCAGTTCACGCGCCGCCGCCTTGGCGTCGCGCTCGTGCGGGCCGTCCGCCTTGTTGACGGCGATGACGTCCGCCAGCTCCAGCACGCCCTTCTTGATGCCCTGCAACTGGTCCCCGGTCCTGGCCAGCGTCAGCAGCAGGAAGGAGTCGACCATGTTCGCCACGGACGTCTCGGACTGGCCGACGCCGACGGTCTCCACCAGCACCACGTCGTAGCCGGCGGCCTCCATCACCACGATCGACTCCCGCGTCGCCTTCGCGACCCCGCCGAGCGTGCCCGCGGTGGGGGAGGGGCGCACGAATGCGGCCGGATCCACGGCCAGCCGCTCCATGCGGGTCTTGTCGCCCAGGATCGAGCCGCCGGTGCGGCTGGACGACGGGTCGACGGCCAGCACCGCCACCCGGTGGCCCAGCCCTGTCAGCATGCTGCCGAAGGCGTCGACGAACGTCGACTTGCCCACCCCCGGCACCCCGCTGACGCCGATACGCCGGGCCTTCCCGCTGTGCGGCAGCAACTCGGTCAGCAACTCCTGCGCCAGCGCCCGGTGCTGCGGCCGGGTGGACTCCACCAGCGTGATCGCGCGGGCGACGAGCGCGCGCCTGCCGTCGAGGACGCCCTTGACGTACGTGTCGAGATCGATGGCCACCGGTTCACCCGCTCACGCGGTGTCGTGCCCGAGACCGGCGGCCAACTGCGTCACCAGGTCGTACGCGGCGTCCGGGATCACCGTGCCCGGCGGGAAGACCGCCGTGGCGCCCGTCTCCAGCAGCGTCGCCACGTCCTGCGGCGGGATCACCCCGCCGACCACGACCATGATGTCGTCGCGTCCCTCCTCCGCCAGCGCCTCGCGCAGCGCCGGTACGAGCGTCAGGTGCCCGGCCGCCAGCGACGACACCCCCACGATGTGCACGTCCGCCTCCACGGCCTGCCGCGCCACCTCCGCCGGGGTCTGGAAGAGCGGGCCGACGTCCACGTCGAAGCCGAGGTCGGCGAAGGCCGTGGCGATCACCTTCTGCCCGCGGTCGTGCCCGTCCTGGCCCATCTTGGCGACCAGGATGCGCGGCCGCCGGCCCTCGGCCTCCGCGAATGCGCCCACCCGCGCCCTGGTCCGCTCCACCGACGGCGACTCGCCCGCCTCGTTCCGGTACACACCGGAGATCGTACGGATCTGCCCGGCGTGCCGCCCGTAGGTCTTCTCCAGGGCGTACGAGATCTCGCCCACCGTCGCCCGGGCGCGCGCGGCCCGTACCGCCAGCTCCAGCAGGTTGCCCTCGCCGCCTGCCGCCCGCATGAGGTCGTCCAGCGCGTCCCGGCATGCGGTCTCGTCGCGCTCCGCGCGCAGCCGCTCCAGCTTCGCGATCTGCTGCGCCCGCACCGCGGAGTTGTCGACCTTCAGCACCTCGACCTGCTCGTCGGAGGCCACCCGGTACTTGTTCACTCCGATCACCGGCTGCCGCCCCGAGTCGATACGGGCCTGGGTGCGCGCCGCCGCCTCCTCCACCCGCAGCTTCGGGATGCCCGCGTCGATCGCCTGCGCCATCCCGCCGGCCTGCTCGACCTCCTCGATGTGCTGCCAGGCCCGCCGCGCCAGGTCGTACGTCAGCCGCTCCACGTACGCGCTGCCGCCCCACGGGTCGATCACCCGGGTCGTGCCGGACTCCTGCTGGAGCAGCAACTGCGTGTTGCGGGCGATCCGCGCGGAGAAGTCCGTCGGCAGCGCCAGCGCCTCGTCCAGGGCGTTGGTGTGCAGCGACTGCGTGTGGCCCTGGGTGGCCGCCATCGCCTCGACGCACGTGCGCGTCACGTTGTTGTAGACGTCCTGCGCCGTCAGCGACCAGCCGGAGGTCTGCGAGTGGGTGCGCAGCGACAGCGACTTGGGATTCTGCGGATCGAAGCGCTTGACGAGCTTCGCCCACAGCAGGCGCGCGGCGCGCAGCTTCGCGATCTCCATGAAGAAGTTCATGCCGATCGCCCAGAAGAACGACAGCCGCGGCGCGAACGCGTCCACGTCCAGGCCCGCTTCCCGGCCCGCCCGGATGTACTCCACCCCGTCGGCGAGGGTGTACGCCAGCTCCAGGTCGGCCGTCGCACCCGCCTCCTGGATGTGGTAGCCGGAGATCGAGATCGAGTTGTAGCGCGGCATCTTCCGCGAGGTGAAGGCGAAGATGTCGGAGATGATCCGCATCGACGGCTTCGGCGGGTAGATGTAGGTGTTGCGGACCATGAACTCCTTGAGGATGTCGTTCTGGATGGTCCCCGCCAGCTTTTCCGGCGGCACCCCCTGCTCCTCGGCCGCCACGATGTACAGCGCCAGCACGGGCAGCACCGCGCCGTTCATCGTCATCGACACCGTCATCCGGTCCAGCGGGATGCCGTCGAAGAGCCGGCGCATGTCCAGGATCGAGTCGATCGCCACGCCCGCCATGCCGACGTCGCCCGTCACCCGCGGGTGGTCGCTGTCGTAGCCCCGGTGGGTGGGCAGGTCGAAGGCGACGGACAGGCCCTTCTGCCCGGCCGCGAGGTTGCGGCGGTAGAAGGCGTTGGACTCCTCGGCGGTGGAGAAGCCCGCGTACTGCCGGATCGTCCAGGGCTGGTTGACGTACATCGTCGGGTACGGGCCGCGCAGGTACGGCGCGATACCCGGGTAGGTGTCCAGGAAGTCCAGGTCCGCCAGGTCCTGCCCGGTGTACAGCGGCCGGACGGCGATGCCCTCGGGCGTCTCCCAGCCGAGGTCGCCGCCGTCGCCGCCGCGCTTGACCGCGGCGCGCCACTCGTCGGAGCCCGCCGCGGGGGCCGGGGTGCCCAGCTCGATGTCCGAGAAGTCGGGGACGGTCATCGGGCCACTCCCATGCGGTCGAGTGCGTCGGTCAGCACGGCCAGGGCGTCGCAGCCGGCGTGGACGTAGGTGTCGGCGCCGTCGCACGCGTCCGGGCGCCCGGCGAGGTATACATGCCGCGCCCCCGCGGCCCGCAGCTCCGCCGCCGCGGCGGCGCCCTGCTCGGCGTAGACCGTGTCGCCGGAGCAGAGGCACGCCTCGCGCGCCCCGCTCTCCGCGAAGGTGCCGCCGGTGACGGGCTCGACCCCGCCGGCCTGGAACAGGTTCGCGGCGAAGGTCAGCCGCGGCGTGTGCACGGCGGCCGGGCCCAGGGCGGCGAGGAAGACGCGCGGGCGGGCACCGGTCGCGGCCAGATGCGCGTCGGAGCGCGCCCGCAGCGCCTCGAATGCCTCGTCCCTGCGCACCCGCGGCAGCCCGCCGGACGGCGGCTCGGGCGCGGGCTCGCGGACGACGGGCTTCTCCGCCAGGTCGGGGAACTCGCTGACCCCGGTCACCGGCTCGCGGCGGGTGGCGAGCCTCCTGCCGCGCTCCGCCCAGGTCCGCGCCAGCCGCTCGCCGACCATCCCGGAGCGCAGCGCGGCCGCGTGGCCGCCGGCCCGCTCGATCTCCTGGAAGAACGCCCAGCCGGCGTGGGCGAGTTCGTCGGTGAGCCCCTCCACGTACCAGGAGCCGCCCGCCGGGTCGATGACCCGGGCCAGGTGGGACTCCTCGACGAGGATGGCCGAGGTGTTGCGGGCGATGCGCCGGGAGAACGTGTCCGGCAGGCCGATCGCGTGGTCGAAGGGGAGCACCGTCACCGCGTCCGCGCCACCGACCCCGGCGGCCAGGGTGGCGACCGTGGTGCGCAGCATGTTCACCCACGGGTCGCGGCGCGTCGCCATCACCGGCGAGGTCACCGCGTGCTGGAGTTGCGCGCCTGCGGCGGGCGCCCCGCAGACCTCCGCGACCCGCGCGAACAGCCGGCGCGCCGCCCGCAGCTTGGCGACCGTCAGGAACTGGTCGGCGGTGGCCGCGTAGCGGAACTCCAGCTGGGCACACGCCTGCGCGGTGCTCAGTCCGGCCGCGGTCAACTCCCGCAGATAGGCGACCGCGGTGGCCAGGGAGCAGCCCAGTTCCTGCGCCGCGGAGCCGCCGGCCTCGTGGTACGGCAGGGCGTCCACGGTGACGGCCCGCAGGCCCGGGTGGCGGTCGGCGCAGAGCCGGGCGAGTGCGGCCATGGCCCCGGGGTCCCCCGGCTGTCCGGTACGTGCCTCGTGGCCGAGCGGGTCGGCGCCCAGGCCGCCCCGGGCGGCACCGGCGTCGATGCCGCGCTCCTCGTACAGCCGCAGCAGCTCCCGCGCGGCCGCCTCGGTCTCGGCGCCGGCGTCCAGGACGACGGGCGCGAGGTCGAGGTAGACGTCCTTGAGAACATCCGCCAGCGCCGCCACGGGGATGCCGCCGGCGTCACCGGCGGCGAGCCACAGGGATGTGGCGCCGTTCTCCAGGTCGCCGAGCACGGCCTCCGCGTCGGGCACGGCGTGCCGCTGGCGCACGTCCCACCCGCCGGCGGCGTTCCCCTCGGGCCGGCCGCCGCGGACGAAGGGCGCGAAGCCGGGCAGGCCCGGGTCGGGCGCGCGGTCGCGCGCGGTGTAGAGCGGCGGGGTGCGCAACCCGTCCTCCACCGCGGTGGACAGCAGGGACTCCGCCTCGGCGCCGGAGACCTCCTTGCCGGACTTGCGCAGCACGCCGGCCACCAGGTGCTGCCACTCCTCGTGCGACGCGTCGGCGAACTCGGCCGCCAGGGAGAGCCCGTCATCGGGCAGGACAGTCATGGTCGGATGCTAACCAGGTCGGCTAAGGGATAGACGATGCCGGCCTTGGCTGTGACTTTCTTCTCGCCGGGGCCGCGCCCGGCCGCCCCCTCGCCGGCGCGCGGAGGCGGTCGGCGCGTCCCGGGCCGACGGGAACCGCCCCCGGCCGGCATGTACGCCACCGCCGCCACCGCCCTCGACCATCTCCCACAGCCACTCACCCGCACCACCGCCGCCTGCGCCCTGGCCTCCTGGACGGTGGTCACCGCGCTGCTCCCGTACCACCGCGCCACGGCACCCTCGCGCCTGGCGGTGGGCCCGTAGCCGGCCGGGTCAGGGCGCCCGCAGCAGACCGTCGAGGACGCGGCAGAAGACCCGGCGCGCGGTCCACGCCACCAGAGGATCCAGCGCCCGCGGCACACCCCGCACCCCCAGCTCCTCCCGCCACACCACCCGCACCGGCCCCGCGGTACCGTCACCCGCCTCCGGCCCGTACACCTCGATCTCGGCCCAACCGAGCACCACCTGCCCCCGCTTGACGAGCCGGTACCGCCCCACCGCGCGCCCCGCCTCCGGCGGGGACCACTCGACGACCTCCATCGGGTCGTCGAAGCCCACCCGGCCCACACCGGTACGCGCCGTGAACCGCGCCCCGGCACCCTCCGCGGGCACGGACACCCCGGTGATCCGGGTCAGCGGCACCCGCCCGCCGTGGGCCGGCCAGTCCGTCAGCCGCTCCCAGACCGCCACGGCCGGCGCCCGCACCGTACGCTCCACCTCGAACAGGGCCATGCCCTCAAGGCTAGGCCGCCGCCGGATACCCTGCCGGAGGCCGGAGGCGGGAGCGGCGCGGGCCGCCGCGGGCCGGAGAGGCGGGGGCGGGTGGCGGACGCGGTACGCCGGGTGGTGCTCGCCGCGTACGACGACGCGCCGATACTCGACATCGCCTGCCCCAGCGGCGCCCTGGACGCCGCGAACCGCTTCGGCGCGGCGCCTCCGTACGCCCTCGGACTCGCCACCGCCAGCGGACGCGGCGTGCTCAGCTCCGCCGTCATCGGCATCGGCATCGGCGGCGGGCAGCGCCTGGCCGAGGTGCCGGCGCGGCCGGACACCCTCATGGTCGTCGGCGGCATCGGGCACGAGCGGGCCGCCGTGGACGGGGAGTCGGTCAAGCAGGTTCGCAGGCCCGTCACCGGCGCCCGCCGCGTCTCACCCGTCACCTCGGCCGGCGCGGCGGCGTGCCCGACGGGCCCCGCACGAGCCGGTGCCCGGCGTTGACAACGCCCACGAAGGCGGCGGTCACGATGCCGACGAAGGGTGACGGCGACGCCCCGCCGGAGGAAGTCCCGGCGGGGCGTTCGTCGGCAAGGTGTCGTTTTCGTCGGCGAGGTGCCGGTGGTGTCGGCGGCATCGCCAGCCGTGTACGGATGGACGTGGCCGGTTCGTTGATGCACCCCGCAACGCCGGTTCCCGGATGGACGGTCCGGAGCGAGGGTGACCGGACTCAGGTGCGGGCGGTCAGATCTGCCCCCGG
The Streptomyces sp. CNQ-509 DNA segment above includes these coding regions:
- a CDS encoding SRPBCC family protein; the protein is MALFEVERTVRAPAVAVWERLTDWPAHGGRVPLTRITGVSVPAEGAGARFTARTGVGRVGFDDPMEVVEWSPPEAGRAVGRYRLVKRGQVVLGWAEIEVYGPEAGDGTAGPVRVVWREELGVRGVPRALDPLVAWTARRVFCRVLDGLLRAP
- a CDS encoding MarR family winged helix-turn-helix transcriptional regulator, whose amino-acid sequence is MFHFVRYWSRRPVAADMGGEQGRLVVACEAVHALALRGIPATVNAVAHEIGIDQSGASRLIKSVAAAGYLTMTASAADSRRREASLTPAGRSMLGQAHRWQEEVFAELTTGWSDEKRRDFQQAMTDLMERSQAMDA
- a CDS encoding methylmalonyl-CoA mutase family protein, which produces MTVLPDDGLSLAAEFADASHEEWQHLVAGVLRKSGKEVSGAEAESLLSTAVEDGLRTPPLYTARDRAPDPGLPGFAPFVRGGRPEGNAAGGWDVRQRHAVPDAEAVLGDLENGATSLWLAAGDAGGIPVAALADVLKDVYLDLAPVVLDAGAETEAAARELLRLYEERGIDAGAARGGLGADPLGHEARTGQPGDPGAMAALARLCADRHPGLRAVTVDALPYHEAGGSAAQELGCSLATAVAYLRELTAAGLSTAQACAQLEFRYAATADQFLTVAKLRAARRLFARVAEVCGAPAAGAQLQHAVTSPVMATRRDPWVNMLRTTVATLAAGVGGADAVTVLPFDHAIGLPDTFSRRIARNTSAILVEESHLARVIDPAGGSWYVEGLTDELAHAGWAFFQEIERAGGHAAALRSGMVGERLARTWAERGRRLATRREPVTGVSEFPDLAEKPVVREPAPEPPSGGLPRVRRDEAFEALRARSDAHLAATGARPRVFLAALGPAAVHTPRLTFAANLFQAGGVEPVTGGTFAESGAREACLCSGDTVYAEQGAAAAAELRAAGARHVYLAGRPDACDGADTYVHAGCDALAVLTDALDRMGVAR
- the scpA gene encoding methylmalonyl-CoA mutase, with the translated sequence MTVPDFSDIELGTPAPAAGSDEWRAAVKRGGDGGDLGWETPEGIAVRPLYTGQDLADLDFLDTYPGIAPYLRGPYPTMYVNQPWTIRQYAGFSTAEESNAFYRRNLAAGQKGLSVAFDLPTHRGYDSDHPRVTGDVGMAGVAIDSILDMRRLFDGIPLDRMTVSMTMNGAVLPVLALYIVAAEEQGVPPEKLAGTIQNDILKEFMVRNTYIYPPKPSMRIISDIFAFTSRKMPRYNSISISGYHIQEAGATADLELAYTLADGVEYIRAGREAGLDVDAFAPRLSFFWAIGMNFFMEIAKLRAARLLWAKLVKRFDPQNPKSLSLRTHSQTSGWSLTAQDVYNNVTRTCVEAMAATQGHTQSLHTNALDEALALPTDFSARIARNTQLLLQQESGTTRVIDPWGGSAYVERLTYDLARRAWQHIEEVEQAGGMAQAIDAGIPKLRVEEAAARTQARIDSGRQPVIGVNKYRVASDEQVEVLKVDNSAVRAQQIAKLERLRAERDETACRDALDDLMRAAGGEGNLLELAVRAARARATVGEISYALEKTYGRHAGQIRTISGVYRNEAGESPSVERTRARVGAFAEAEGRRPRILVAKMGQDGHDRGQKVIATAFADLGFDVDVGPLFQTPAEVARQAVEADVHIVGVSSLAAGHLTLVPALREALAEEGRDDIMVVVGGVIPPQDVATLLETGATAVFPPGTVIPDAAYDLVTQLAAGLGHDTA
- the meaB gene encoding methylmalonyl Co-A mutase-associated GTPase MeaB, which translates into the protein MAIDLDTYVKGVLDGRRALVARAITLVESTRPQHRALAQELLTELLPHSGKARRIGVSGVPGVGKSTFVDAFGSMLTGLGHRVAVLAVDPSSSRTGGSILGDKTRMERLAVDPAAFVRPSPTAGTLGGVAKATRESIVVMEAAGYDVVLVETVGVGQSETSVANMVDSFLLLTLARTGDQLQGIKKGVLELADVIAVNKADGPHERDAKAAARELAGALRLMHGKGAFWTPPVLHCSAREATGLDTVWDRLERHRELLESTGRLAGRRRDQQVDWTWTMVRDELLGRLRADPAVGALAPGLEQQVRDGELTATRAAERILEAFGG
- a CDS encoding acyl carrier protein is translated as MTSSTRQSAEELLDLLTTEFGATEGSTAETPFDMMEFDSLVLVEVAVELSRRFGTEVPHEEVQEAGNVTGTVELLKSKGVAV
- a CDS encoding 3-oxoacyl-[acyl-carrier-protein] synthase III C-terminal domain-containing protein, producing MPAARRRRGNAEAEARAGASSGLRSGLVLTDAVTAGELKEGERVVLAAFGGGFSWGPVALTWSGITAV